The proteins below come from a single Geobacillus thermoleovorans genomic window:
- the rseP gene encoding RIP metalloprotease RseP, translating into MVETLESIISFIVVFGALVFFHELGHLLLAKRAGILCREFAIGFGPKVFSFKKNETVYTIRLLPLGGFVRMAGEDPETIELKRGQVVGLLLDESGQVEKIVLNHKDDYPNIRVVEVEEADLEHGMYVTGYTDGERFERFTVKEPAFFVVDRQEIQIAPYHRQFAAKTLGQRTMTILAGPLANFLLSLVVFIIIGLLQGYPVDKPVIGELTPEGAARAAGLKQGDEVIAINGERMETWTEIVNTIRAHPGEPLQFQIERNGKERSVTVTPEAKTVQGETIGLIGVYQPMEKSVLGSIKQGLVETYYWTREIVTGLGQLITGQFQLDMLSGPVGIAVSTGKVAESGIYYLMKWGAILSINLGIVNLLPLPALDGGRLLFFAIEAVRGKPVDRQKEGMVHFIGFALLMLLMLVVTWNDIQKFFL; encoded by the coding sequence GTGGTTGAAACGTTGGAATCGATCATTTCATTTATCGTCGTCTTTGGTGCCCTCGTCTTTTTTCACGAGCTCGGCCACTTGCTGCTAGCAAAACGGGCCGGCATTTTGTGCCGCGAATTTGCCATCGGCTTCGGACCGAAAGTGTTTTCGTTCAAGAAAAACGAAACGGTGTACACGATCCGCCTGCTCCCGCTTGGCGGCTTCGTCCGCATGGCCGGTGAAGACCCGGAGACGATTGAATTGAAGCGTGGGCAAGTCGTCGGTCTTTTGCTTGATGAGAGCGGCCAAGTGGAAAAAATCGTCCTCAACCATAAGGACGATTATCCGAATATCCGCGTAGTGGAAGTGGAAGAGGCCGATTTAGAGCATGGCATGTATGTGACCGGCTATACGGACGGCGAGCGGTTCGAGCGGTTTACGGTCAAGGAGCCGGCGTTTTTCGTCGTCGACCGCCAAGAGATTCAAATTGCTCCGTACCATCGCCAATTTGCGGCAAAAACGCTCGGGCAGCGAACGATGACGATTTTGGCCGGACCGCTCGCCAACTTTCTCTTGTCGCTCGTTGTCTTTATCATCATCGGTCTTTTGCAAGGCTATCCGGTCGACAAGCCGGTGATCGGCGAGCTGACGCCGGAAGGAGCGGCGCGCGCCGCCGGCTTGAAGCAAGGGGATGAAGTGATCGCCATTAACGGCGAACGGATGGAAACATGGACGGAAATCGTCAACACGATTCGCGCCCATCCGGGAGAACCGCTTCAGTTTCAAATTGAGCGGAATGGGAAAGAACGGAGTGTGACGGTCACTCCGGAGGCGAAAACGGTGCAAGGGGAGACGATCGGCTTGATCGGCGTCTATCAGCCGATGGAAAAATCGGTGTTGGGCTCGATCAAGCAAGGGCTGGTTGAGACGTATTACTGGACGCGGGAAATTGTAACGGGGCTCGGCCAATTGATCACCGGCCAGTTTCAGCTTGACATGCTGTCCGGACCGGTCGGCATCGCCGTATCGACCGGCAAAGTGGCTGAGTCTGGGATCTACTACTTGATGAAATGGGGCGCGATTTTAAGCATCAACCTGGGGATTGTCAACTTGTTGCCATTGCCGGCGCTAGACGGCGGGCGGCTCCTCTTTTTCGCCATTGAAGCGGTGCGCGGCAAGCCGGTCGACCGGCAAAAAGAAGGAATGGTCCATTTTATCGGCTTTGCCTTGCTTATGTTGCTTATGCTTGTGGTGACATGGAATGACATTCAAAAATTTTTCCTATAG